Proteins from a single region of Scleropages formosus chromosome 24, fSclFor1.1, whole genome shotgun sequence:
- the adam9b gene encoding disintegrin and metalloproteinase domain-containing protein 9 isoform X2, producing the protein MWKRHVDGVEEPEQETEKNSVRYSLSINGKPHLLHLEKNKDFLAKGFVQYSYDDNGNLITSYPGVHRECHYHGYVEGHEDSLVALSTCKGLRGVIFMGSDSYGIEPVIHSRTNEHFLFPLMRSEHEASICGVTNEMSHSDEHTLSMTKFFRKKRNLPQTRYIELALVVDKNRYDFKKGNMTAINEEMVTLANLMDGYYKELNIRVALVGLEVLSSGNPFNVTGSAGSVLGNFVNWRKTSLSPRIRNDVAQLVVGLPSSYPGGILGMAFVGTVCSASTSGGISVYSDNSLSYYSTIMAHEMGHNLGMSHDDTRCQCNGSACIMYSYASGSTLFSQCSGNDFESLILQGGGICLNNMPTNVISLPSCGNGIVESGEQCDCGTPQECTNKCCNPNTCQLTRGSTCAVGSCCSNCQVMVAGTPCRLSVDVCDLPEFCTGQSGSCPSDYYLMDGTPCQNYSAYCYDGRCQTYDFQCQYLFGNGAKKAADICFNVINANGDKFGNCGMQGSSYVKCSQANSMCGKVQCTNVNVNSPPPGGSVSIQVIQGASCVNADFNLGSDVRDPGYVHPGSSCAPAKTCINFQCVNATALAPNLTCNAQSTCNSNGVCNNLGNCYCNDGWAPPWCNKAGFGGSINGGPAQIDYSLRNGLLIFFLLVVPVLILIILALLYVFKRDLMKQCFRRRLPRLRTPANNNANGNLQRNATPGPQTQDPERPQQTTPRYPAPVLDPLPRYEEVNYGIRPDLERTTPKPAQNQGPGVPKPIPPRKDPPV; encoded by the exons ATGTGGAAGAGACATGTGGACGGTGTTGAGGAGCCAGAACAG GAAACTGAAAAGAACAGTGTGCGGTATTCTTTAAGCATTAATGGCAAGCCTCACCTTCTCCATCTGGAGAAAAACAA AGACTTCTTAGCAAAAGGCTTCGTTCAGTATTCTTATGACGATAACGGTAATCTTATTACCTCATATCCTGGAGTGCAC AGGGAGTGTCATTACCATGGGTATGTGGAAGGACATGAAGATTCACTGGTGGCTCTCAGCACATGTAAGGGGCTCAG GGGTGTCATTTTTATGGGCAGTGACAGTTATGGAATTGAGCCAGTCATCCATTCCAGAACCAATGAACACTTTCTGTTCCCTCTGATGCGCAGTGAGCATGAAGCGTCTATTTGTGGAGTGACGAATGAAATGTCCCACTCCGATGAGCACACCCTTTCAATGACCAAGTTTTTCCGA AAAAAGCGTAATTTACCCCAGACAAGATATATTGAGCTGGCGTTGGTTGTGGACAAGAACAGA TATGACTTCAAAAAAGGGAACATGACGGcaataaatgaggaaatggtGACACTGGCAAACCTCATGGATGGG TACTACAAGGAGCTGAACATCCGGGTGGCCCTGGTGGGGCTTGAAGTCTTGTCGTCGGGAAACCCGTTCAATGTGACCGGCTCTGCGGGGTCTGTATTGGGCAACTTCGTAAACTGGCGGAAGACAAGTCTGTCACCACGCATTAGGAATGATGTGGCCCAACTTGTTGT AGGTCTACCATCCTCCTATCCTGGGGGAATCCTGGGAATGGCGTTCGTGGGTACCGTGTGCTCTGCATCCACCAGCGGGGGAATAAGCGTG TACAGTGACAACTCGCTGTCCTACTACTCCACCATCATGGCCCATGAAATGGGACACAATCTGGGCATGAGCCACGATGACACGCGCTGCCAATGTAATGGATCAGCCTGTATTATGTATTCCTATGCCAG TGGCTCTACTTTGTTCAGCCAGTGCAGTGGAAACGACTTTGAGTCGTTGATTCTGCAGGGTGGGGGAATCTGCTTGAATAATATGCCCACGAATGTCATCAGTCTGCCATCGTGTGGCAATGGCATAGTGGAGAGCGGCGAGCAGTGCGACTGCGGCACCCCCCAG gagTGCaccaacaagtgctgcaacccCAACACATGTCAGTTGACTAGAGGCTCTACCTGCGCAGTAGGGAGCTGCTGCAGTAACTGCCAG GTCATGGTCGCTGGAACACCGTGCAGATTGTCTGTCGATGTCTGTGACCTGCCAGAGTTCTGCACTGGACAGTCCGGGAGCTGCCCCAGTGACTACTACCTCATGGATGGGACCCCCTGTCAAAACTACTCTGCCTACTGTTACGATGGCCGCTGCCAGACCTATGACTTCCAGTGCCAATATCTCTTCGGCAACG gtgcaaaaaaggcagcagataTCTGTTTCAATGTAATCAATGCCAATGGGGATAAGTTTGGAAACTGTGGAATGCAAGGATCGAGTTACGTGAAATGTTCACAGGC caattccaTGTGCGGCAAGGTCCAGTGCACCAATGTGAACGTCAACTCTCCGCCTCCAGGGGGATCCGTCAGCATACAGGTCATTCAGGGTGCCAGCTGTGTTAACGCAGACTTCAATCTGGGCTCGGATGTCCGAGACCCTGGCTATGTCCACCCGGGTAGCAGCTGTGCCCCAGCGAAG ACCTGCATTAACTTCCAGTGTGTGAACGCCACAGCACTGGCACCCAACTTGACTTGTAATGCTCAGTCAACCTGCAATAGCAATGGG GTGTGCAACAACCTGGGGAACTGTTACTGTAATGACGGCTGGGCACCACCCTGGTGCAACAAAGCTGGCTTTGGGGGCAGCATCAACGGCGGCCCTGCCCAGATAG ACTATTCCCTCAGGAACGGCTTGCTGATCTTCTTCCTCCTTGTCGTTCctgtcctcatcctcatcattTTGGCATTGCTGTATGTGTTCAAGCGTGACTTGATGAAACAGTGCTTTAGGAGGAGACTCCCCAG GTTGCGAACCCCAGCCAATAATAACGCCAATGGGAATCTGCAAAGAAATGCAACTCCAGGACCTCAAACACAGGATCCTGAAAGACCACAACAG ACAACACCCAGATACCCAGCACCTGTCCTGGATCCATTGCCTAG GTATGAAGAGGTGAACTACGGCATCCGGCCAGATTTGGAGCGGACAACTCCCAAACCAGCACAGAATCAGGGGCCTGGTGTCCCGAAACCCATCCCCCCGAGAAAAGACCCACCTGTATGA
- the ikzf5 gene encoding zinc finger protein Pegasus isoform X1, whose amino-acid sequence MGEKKPEPLDFVKDFQEYLTQQTQHVNMISGSVGGEKEPEVLQGGLQANPVGIQSEDGDGDDSASIEYRHVFCLPAAGTENDQNGLDHPSVEVSLEDSSGMLVDGFERTYDGKLKCRYCNYASKGTARLIEHIRIHTGEKPHRCHLCPFASAYERHLEAHMRSHTGEKPYKCELCSFRCSDRSNLSHHRRRRHKLLPMKGARPGLSNKKMLSVLQKKSGALGYSRRLLINFSPPSMVVQKPDYLNDFSHELPHLHSESYDGLGKVHGGGPRDTHDMMADNPLNQLSTLAGQLASLPPEAQAPVSPDDMSCRDEKPFLIQQPNAGAAPVAVPAGTTGTSVSAAAAQASSPTTPEPRSAPPHRNYSPVAGPSSEHSARTSTPSVSNSQPSTPAPALPAQDPQLLHSCQHCDTYFADNILYTIHMGCHGYENPFQCNICGCKCKNKYDFACHFARGQHKQ is encoded by the exons ATGGGAGAGAAGAAGCCAGAGCCATTGGATTTTGTGAAGGACTTCCAGGAGTACCTCACCCAGCAAACACAGCACGTGAACATGATCTCGGGCTCTGTGGGCGGAGAGAAGGAACCAGAAGTTCTTCAAGGAG GTCTGCAGGCAAACCCAGTTGGAATACAGTCAgaggatggagatggagatgatAGTGCCAGTATAGAGTACAGACATGTGTTCTGTTTACCGGCAGCCGGTACAGAGAACGACCAGAACGGCCTGGACCACCCCTCCGTGGAGGTGTCCTTGGAGGACAGCTCTGGCATGCTGGTGGACGGCTTCGAGAGGACGTACGATGGCAAGCTCAAATGCCGCTACTGCAACTACGCCAGCAAAGGCACAGCACGCCTCATCGAACACATCCGAATCCATACAG GAGAAAAGCCCCATCGGTGCCACCTGTGCCCCTTTGCCTCAGCATATGAGCGCCACCTGGAGGCTCACATGCGCTCACACACAGGCGAGAAGCCATACAAGTGTGAGCTCTGCTCCTTCCGCTGCAGCGACCGCAGCAACCTGTCACACCACCGCCGGCGACGCCACAAGCTGCTGCCCATGAAAGGTGCTCGGCCTGGTCTCTCCAACAAGAAAATGCTCAGTGTCCTGCAGAAGAAGTCCGGCGCCCTAGGCTACAGCCGCCGGCTCCTCATCAACTTCAGCCCACCCTCCATGGTGGTGCAGAAGCCGGACTACCTGAACGACTTCTCCCACGAGCTGCCCCACCTGCACTCGGAGTCCTATGACGGCCTGGGCAAGGTGCATGGTGGCGGACCCCGCGACACCCATGACATGATGGCAGACAATCCGCTGAACCAGCTCTCCACGCTCGCAGGGCAGCTGGCCAGCCTGCCACCGGAGGCCCAGGCTCCCGTGTCACCCGACGACATGTCCTGTCGGGACGAGAAGCCCTTCCTCATCCAGCAGCCCAACGCTGGCGCTGCCCCGGTGGCCGTGCCAGCCGGCACGACTGGCACATCGGTGTCGGCTGCTGCAGCCCAGGCCTCTTCCCCCACCACACCGGAACCACGGTCAGCACCGCCACATCGGAACTACAGCCCTGTAGCGGGACCCAGCAGCGAGCACAGTGCCCGCACCAGCACTCCCAGTGTCAGCAACAGCCAACCCAGTACACCGGCGCCCGCCCTGCCAGCGCAGGACCCCCAGCTGCTGCACAGCTGCCAACACTGCGACACCTACTTTGCAGACAACATTCTCTACACAATCCACATGGGTTGTCACGGCTACGAGAACCCCTTCCAGTGCAATATCTGTGGCTGCAAGTGCAAGAACAAGTACGATTTTGCCTGCCACTTTGCCAGGGGGCAGCACAAGCAGTGA
- the pstk gene encoding L-seryl-tRNA(Sec) kinase: MEEVRCVRNARICLCVLCGLPAAGKSKLAQVLHEHLEKRGFGAFVLSYDELIPDEPFEFNTGDGDQNRGSSWKMRRQRVLRTLARFLHRGCADDADAATWTRLTQELHQLRARGHQSALVILLDDNFYYQSMRYEVYQLARRYSMGFCQLYVQRPVTSCLRRNRTRSCPLPDEVIVAMEKRLEPPNPLKNSWEHSSLTMTSEDGFSPQGIELSIDLIAASLDNPLSPIQDDTEQKEADRQRCTSSVMHQADQACRRLVSQAMQSAREKKLGPESMRSLAAELNQLKERFLDDLRKEMLQRCPVSTGENMDVGRVVSRAVAVFDQKKNECVAKHSAEHKSNPP; the protein is encoded by the exons ATGGAAGAGGTTCGGTGTGTACGGAATGCTCGGATATGCCTGTGTGTTCTGTGCGGTTTGCCGGCCGCAGGAAAGTCTAAATTGGCGCAAGTTCTTCACGAGCACCTCGAAAAGAGGGGCTTCGGTGCTTTCGTGTTGTCGTACGACGAGTTAATCCCTGACGAGCCGTTCGAGTTCAACACTGGGGATGGAGACCAGAATCGCGGG TCGAGCTGGAAGATGCGCAGGCAGCGAGTGCTGCGCACTTTGGCGCGTTTTCTGCACCGCGGCTGCGCAGACGACGCTGACGCTGCGACGTGGACGCGCTTGACGCAGGAGCTGCATCAGTTGCGCGCCCGTGGGCATCAGTCAGCGCTGGTGATCCTGCTGGACGACAACTTCTACTACCAGAGCATGAGATACGAGGTGTACCAGCTGGCcaggagat ACTCCATGGGTTTTTGTCAGCTGTACGTGCAGCGCCCCGTGACCTCCTGCCTCCGCAGGAATCGGACCCGGAGCTGCCCGCTGCCGGATGAGGTCATCGTGGCGATGGAGAAACGTCTGGAGCCTCCGAACCCTCTTAAAAACAGCTGGGAGCACAGCAGCTTGACCATGACCAGCGAGGATGGATTTTCACCGCAGGGCAT AGAGCTGTCCATCGACCTTATAGCAGCATCGCTGGATAACCCACTGAGCCCCATCCAGGATGATACAGAGCAAAAG GAGGCTGATCGGCAGCGCTGCACTTCCAGCGTGATGCATCAGGCCGATCAGGCCTGTCGGAGACTCGTGTCTCAGGCCATGCAGAGCGCCAGAG aaaaaaaattaggtcCAGAAAGTATGCGATCCCTAGCTGCAGAACTGAACCAGCTGAAGGAGAGGTTTCTGGATGACCTACGCAAAGAAATGCTCCAGCGGTGCCCTGTAAGCACTGGTGAGAACATGGATGTGGGGCGAGTGGTGAGCAGAGCAGTCGCTGTCTTTGATCAGAAGAAGAATGAATGTGTTGCAAAGCACAGCGCAGAACACAAGTCCAACCCTCCATGA
- the c24h10orf88 gene encoding ATPase PAAT, with the protein MEGDGVRKDELFTGVSSWVCQPPGRQITQIICAAPLNSTSDLPQLNSEIWGETDLMYLERGEETSPCLLRLEPGPNCAALIVGVMVISEARTMEVYSGSGEYLGTCRGEADSALYFSRVSEGHPFYKKHLKFESPTTSCEVKLLSLGGRARVGIGRIALGLQAADITGSPPATGPGIDLQCVQSLVDSMGATLSPGAQSLMDMVQFQQKNKMDVLGGFLPLLMGGGPLASLTKGAVASQMDVGIERHTYASQPNAEPASQGIMRNVVSTAKPEAGHGPPSQPLPPSSINSSDHKLTGFLASLLNGHPGQKSCSLGPDMLPVLHKVCGEVAELRIENVGSKSDTSAEQQQEHRCCRVLEEVMERRIAEMEKRLMQHIDQRLETLQQNLQHTLLAALPPSVQGAFHREPCRGPTLLNGES; encoded by the exons ATGGAGGGTGATGGTGTGAGGAAGGATGAGCTCTTCACTGGAGTCTCCTCTTGGGTTTGTCAGCCACCTGGAAGACAGATCACTCAGATCATCTGTGCAGCACCACTGAACAGCACCTCTGATCTCCCACAGCTCAACTCTGAGATCTGGGGCGA GACCGATCTGATGTACTTAGAACGGGGCGAGGAGACATCGCCGTGTTTACTGAGATTGGAGCCAGGCCCAAACTGTGCAGCTCTCATCGTCGGTGTAATGGTCATCAGTGAGGCTCGGACCATGGAAGTGTACTCTGGGAGTGGGGAGTATCTCGGTACGTGCCGCGGGGAGGCAGATTCTGCCCTGTATTTCAGCAG GGTAAGTGAAGGGCATCCCTTCTACAAGAAGCACTTGAAATTTGAGTCTCCAACGACATCTTGTGAAGTGAAG TTGCTGTCATTGGGCGGCCGAGCAAGGGTGGGGATCGGCCGGATCGCACTGGGGCTGCAGGCCGCCGACATCACGGGCAGTCCCCCTGCCACAGGGCCAGGCATCGACCTGCAGTGCGTCCAGTCGTTGGTCGACTCCATGGGTGCCACCCTCTCACCCGGGGCACAGAGCCTCATGGACATGGTGCAGTTTCAACAGAAG AACAAGATGGATGTTCTGGGTGGGTTTCTGCCTCTCCTAATGGGTGGTGGGCCTCTGGCCTCTTTAACGAAAGGAGCTGTCGCATCCCAAATGGATGTAGGTATCGAAAGGCACACATACGCTTCGCAGCCTAATGCAGAGCCAGCATCACAGGGAATTATGCGGAACGTGGTTTCCACGGCGAAACCTGAAGCAGGGCACGGTCCACCCTCACAGCCCCTGCCCCCCTCAAGCATCAATAGTAGTGACCACAAGCTGACAGGCTTTTTGGCATCTTTGCTCAACGGTCACCCTGGACAGAAGTCATGCAGCCTGGGGCCTGACATGCTCCCGGTCCTCCACAAGGTGTGTGGTGAGGTGGCAGAGCTCCGCATCGAGAACGTTGGGTCCAAGAGCGACACGTCTGCAGAGCAACA acAGGAACACAGGTGCTGTCGTGTCCTGGAGGAGGTTATGGAGAGGAGAATAGCGGAGATGGAGAAAAGGCTCATGCAGCATATTGATCAGCGGCTGGAGACCCTGCAGCAAAACCTGCAGCACACCCTGCTGGCTGCGCTGCCACCCAGCGTCCAGGGAGCTTTTCACAGAGAGCCGTGCCGTGGGCCGACCTTGTTGAATGGGGAGTCATGA
- the adam9b gene encoding disintegrin and metalloproteinase domain-containing protein 9 isoform X1 has protein sequence MRRATRTCAHRSAPAGNAPHAARDAGHGTRRGDARRGPVRAFSTQADTMPVVSGTALLTLTYFMIRLLAGVRCDGLTYEEAAKLSSYSVVRPLLVPHMWKRHVDGVEEPEQETEKNSVRYSLSINGKPHLLHLEKNKDFLAKGFVQYSYDDNGNLITSYPGVHRECHYHGYVEGHEDSLVALSTCKGLRGVIFMGSDSYGIEPVIHSRTNEHFLFPLMRSEHEASICGVTNEMSHSDEHTLSMTKFFRKKRNLPQTRYIELALVVDKNRYDFKKGNMTAINEEMVTLANLMDGYYKELNIRVALVGLEVLSSGNPFNVTGSAGSVLGNFVNWRKTSLSPRIRNDVAQLVVGLPSSYPGGILGMAFVGTVCSASTSGGISVYSDNSLSYYSTIMAHEMGHNLGMSHDDTRCQCNGSACIMYSYASGSTLFSQCSGNDFESLILQGGGICLNNMPTNVISLPSCGNGIVESGEQCDCGTPQECTNKCCNPNTCQLTRGSTCAVGSCCSNCQVMVAGTPCRLSVDVCDLPEFCTGQSGSCPSDYYLMDGTPCQNYSAYCYDGRCQTYDFQCQYLFGNGAKKAADICFNVINANGDKFGNCGMQGSSYVKCSQANSMCGKVQCTNVNVNSPPPGGSVSIQVIQGASCVNADFNLGSDVRDPGYVHPGSSCAPAKTCINFQCVNATALAPNLTCNAQSTCNSNGVCNNLGNCYCNDGWAPPWCNKAGFGGSINGGPAQIDYSLRNGLLIFFLLVVPVLILIILALLYVFKRDLMKQCFRRRLPRLRTPANNNANGNLQRNATPGPQTQDPERPQQTTPRYPAPVLDPLPRYEEVNYGIRPDLERTTPKPAQNQGPGVPKPIPPRKDPPV, from the exons ATGCGCCGCGCGACACGAACCTGCGCGCACCGCTCCGCACCTGCTGGGAACGCGCCACACGCCGCACGCGACGCGGGACACGGGACACGCCGGGGGGACGCGAGGCGCGGGCCGGTGCGCGCGTTCTCCACGCAGGCTGACACAATGCCAGTGGTCTCTGGAACGGCTCTGCTCACCCTCACTTACTTTATGATCCGTCTCCTAGCGGGGGTTCGGTGCGACG GACTGACCTATGAGGAAGCAGCCAAGCTGTCCAGCTACAGTGTGGTTCGTCCTCTCCTGGTCCCTCACATGTGGAAGAGACATGTGGACGGTGTTGAGGAGCCAGAACAG GAAACTGAAAAGAACAGTGTGCGGTATTCTTTAAGCATTAATGGCAAGCCTCACCTTCTCCATCTGGAGAAAAACAA AGACTTCTTAGCAAAAGGCTTCGTTCAGTATTCTTATGACGATAACGGTAATCTTATTACCTCATATCCTGGAGTGCAC AGGGAGTGTCATTACCATGGGTATGTGGAAGGACATGAAGATTCACTGGTGGCTCTCAGCACATGTAAGGGGCTCAG GGGTGTCATTTTTATGGGCAGTGACAGTTATGGAATTGAGCCAGTCATCCATTCCAGAACCAATGAACACTTTCTGTTCCCTCTGATGCGCAGTGAGCATGAAGCGTCTATTTGTGGAGTGACGAATGAAATGTCCCACTCCGATGAGCACACCCTTTCAATGACCAAGTTTTTCCGA AAAAAGCGTAATTTACCCCAGACAAGATATATTGAGCTGGCGTTGGTTGTGGACAAGAACAGA TATGACTTCAAAAAAGGGAACATGACGGcaataaatgaggaaatggtGACACTGGCAAACCTCATGGATGGG TACTACAAGGAGCTGAACATCCGGGTGGCCCTGGTGGGGCTTGAAGTCTTGTCGTCGGGAAACCCGTTCAATGTGACCGGCTCTGCGGGGTCTGTATTGGGCAACTTCGTAAACTGGCGGAAGACAAGTCTGTCACCACGCATTAGGAATGATGTGGCCCAACTTGTTGT AGGTCTACCATCCTCCTATCCTGGGGGAATCCTGGGAATGGCGTTCGTGGGTACCGTGTGCTCTGCATCCACCAGCGGGGGAATAAGCGTG TACAGTGACAACTCGCTGTCCTACTACTCCACCATCATGGCCCATGAAATGGGACACAATCTGGGCATGAGCCACGATGACACGCGCTGCCAATGTAATGGATCAGCCTGTATTATGTATTCCTATGCCAG TGGCTCTACTTTGTTCAGCCAGTGCAGTGGAAACGACTTTGAGTCGTTGATTCTGCAGGGTGGGGGAATCTGCTTGAATAATATGCCCACGAATGTCATCAGTCTGCCATCGTGTGGCAATGGCATAGTGGAGAGCGGCGAGCAGTGCGACTGCGGCACCCCCCAG gagTGCaccaacaagtgctgcaacccCAACACATGTCAGTTGACTAGAGGCTCTACCTGCGCAGTAGGGAGCTGCTGCAGTAACTGCCAG GTCATGGTCGCTGGAACACCGTGCAGATTGTCTGTCGATGTCTGTGACCTGCCAGAGTTCTGCACTGGACAGTCCGGGAGCTGCCCCAGTGACTACTACCTCATGGATGGGACCCCCTGTCAAAACTACTCTGCCTACTGTTACGATGGCCGCTGCCAGACCTATGACTTCCAGTGCCAATATCTCTTCGGCAACG gtgcaaaaaaggcagcagataTCTGTTTCAATGTAATCAATGCCAATGGGGATAAGTTTGGAAACTGTGGAATGCAAGGATCGAGTTACGTGAAATGTTCACAGGC caattccaTGTGCGGCAAGGTCCAGTGCACCAATGTGAACGTCAACTCTCCGCCTCCAGGGGGATCCGTCAGCATACAGGTCATTCAGGGTGCCAGCTGTGTTAACGCAGACTTCAATCTGGGCTCGGATGTCCGAGACCCTGGCTATGTCCACCCGGGTAGCAGCTGTGCCCCAGCGAAG ACCTGCATTAACTTCCAGTGTGTGAACGCCACAGCACTGGCACCCAACTTGACTTGTAATGCTCAGTCAACCTGCAATAGCAATGGG GTGTGCAACAACCTGGGGAACTGTTACTGTAATGACGGCTGGGCACCACCCTGGTGCAACAAAGCTGGCTTTGGGGGCAGCATCAACGGCGGCCCTGCCCAGATAG ACTATTCCCTCAGGAACGGCTTGCTGATCTTCTTCCTCCTTGTCGTTCctgtcctcatcctcatcattTTGGCATTGCTGTATGTGTTCAAGCGTGACTTGATGAAACAGTGCTTTAGGAGGAGACTCCCCAG GTTGCGAACCCCAGCCAATAATAACGCCAATGGGAATCTGCAAAGAAATGCAACTCCAGGACCTCAAACACAGGATCCTGAAAGACCACAACAG ACAACACCCAGATACCCAGCACCTGTCCTGGATCCATTGCCTAG GTATGAAGAGGTGAACTACGGCATCCGGCCAGATTTGGAGCGGACAACTCCCAAACCAGCACAGAATCAGGGGCCTGGTGTCCCGAAACCCATCCCCCCGAGAAAAGACCCACCTGTATGA
- the ikzf5 gene encoding zinc finger protein Pegasus isoform X2 produces the protein MGEKKPEPLDFVKDFQEYLTQQTQHVNMISGSVGGEKEPEVLQGAGTENDQNGLDHPSVEVSLEDSSGMLVDGFERTYDGKLKCRYCNYASKGTARLIEHIRIHTGEKPHRCHLCPFASAYERHLEAHMRSHTGEKPYKCELCSFRCSDRSNLSHHRRRRHKLLPMKGARPGLSNKKMLSVLQKKSGALGYSRRLLINFSPPSMVVQKPDYLNDFSHELPHLHSESYDGLGKVHGGGPRDTHDMMADNPLNQLSTLAGQLASLPPEAQAPVSPDDMSCRDEKPFLIQQPNAGAAPVAVPAGTTGTSVSAAAAQASSPTTPEPRSAPPHRNYSPVAGPSSEHSARTSTPSVSNSQPSTPAPALPAQDPQLLHSCQHCDTYFADNILYTIHMGCHGYENPFQCNICGCKCKNKYDFACHFARGQHKQ, from the exons ATGGGAGAGAAGAAGCCAGAGCCATTGGATTTTGTGAAGGACTTCCAGGAGTACCTCACCCAGCAAACACAGCACGTGAACATGATCTCGGGCTCTGTGGGCGGAGAGAAGGAACCAGAAGTTCTTCAAGGAG CCGGTACAGAGAACGACCAGAACGGCCTGGACCACCCCTCCGTGGAGGTGTCCTTGGAGGACAGCTCTGGCATGCTGGTGGACGGCTTCGAGAGGACGTACGATGGCAAGCTCAAATGCCGCTACTGCAACTACGCCAGCAAAGGCACAGCACGCCTCATCGAACACATCCGAATCCATACAG GAGAAAAGCCCCATCGGTGCCACCTGTGCCCCTTTGCCTCAGCATATGAGCGCCACCTGGAGGCTCACATGCGCTCACACACAGGCGAGAAGCCATACAAGTGTGAGCTCTGCTCCTTCCGCTGCAGCGACCGCAGCAACCTGTCACACCACCGCCGGCGACGCCACAAGCTGCTGCCCATGAAAGGTGCTCGGCCTGGTCTCTCCAACAAGAAAATGCTCAGTGTCCTGCAGAAGAAGTCCGGCGCCCTAGGCTACAGCCGCCGGCTCCTCATCAACTTCAGCCCACCCTCCATGGTGGTGCAGAAGCCGGACTACCTGAACGACTTCTCCCACGAGCTGCCCCACCTGCACTCGGAGTCCTATGACGGCCTGGGCAAGGTGCATGGTGGCGGACCCCGCGACACCCATGACATGATGGCAGACAATCCGCTGAACCAGCTCTCCACGCTCGCAGGGCAGCTGGCCAGCCTGCCACCGGAGGCCCAGGCTCCCGTGTCACCCGACGACATGTCCTGTCGGGACGAGAAGCCCTTCCTCATCCAGCAGCCCAACGCTGGCGCTGCCCCGGTGGCCGTGCCAGCCGGCACGACTGGCACATCGGTGTCGGCTGCTGCAGCCCAGGCCTCTTCCCCCACCACACCGGAACCACGGTCAGCACCGCCACATCGGAACTACAGCCCTGTAGCGGGACCCAGCAGCGAGCACAGTGCCCGCACCAGCACTCCCAGTGTCAGCAACAGCCAACCCAGTACACCGGCGCCCGCCCTGCCAGCGCAGGACCCCCAGCTGCTGCACAGCTGCCAACACTGCGACACCTACTTTGCAGACAACATTCTCTACACAATCCACATGGGTTGTCACGGCTACGAGAACCCCTTCCAGTGCAATATCTGTGGCTGCAAGTGCAAGAACAAGTACGATTTTGCCTGCCACTTTGCCAGGGGGCAGCACAAGCAGTGA